From one Alicyclobacillus acidocaldarius subsp. acidocaldarius Tc-4-1 genomic stretch:
- a CDS encoding bifunctional riboflavin kinase/FAD synthetase: MEFIVMEGKAPTSPAPQVLAIGKFDGVHLGHRAIVNAARGLLTPDERLAVMSFEPHPTFALTGNPEYARWLTPRPERVRIFAELGVDAFYIARFDRAFQQLEPVAFVDGYLVPLRVRHVVVGPDFRFGRGGQGTVDLLRELGRERGFDVKVVQPVEEHGHKISSSRIREHLREGRVEAAQALLGRPYIIAGEVVHGDKRGRTIGFPTANLGGIDEYVLPKAGVYAAFVEVEEGPHLCSGHAFGVLNAGYRPTVDGRAFQLEVHVLDFDGDLYGKTLRVSFLRRIRDEMKFASLEALRAQIARDCELARALVGLSSGAQSGRPVST; encoded by the coding sequence GTGGAATTCATCGTCATGGAGGGAAAGGCGCCCACATCGCCCGCGCCGCAGGTTTTAGCGATCGGGAAATTCGACGGCGTGCACTTGGGTCACCGCGCCATCGTGAACGCCGCGCGAGGGCTGTTGACCCCGGACGAGCGCCTCGCCGTGATGAGCTTTGAGCCGCATCCGACATTTGCGTTGACGGGCAACCCGGAGTACGCCAGATGGCTCACCCCTCGCCCCGAGCGCGTCCGGATCTTCGCCGAACTTGGTGTCGACGCGTTCTACATCGCCCGCTTCGATCGCGCGTTTCAGCAACTGGAACCTGTGGCCTTCGTCGACGGGTATCTCGTGCCCTTGCGCGTGCGGCACGTCGTGGTGGGGCCCGATTTCCGCTTTGGACGGGGTGGACAAGGGACCGTTGACCTTCTGCGCGAACTCGGGCGAGAACGGGGCTTCGACGTGAAGGTGGTCCAGCCGGTGGAAGAGCACGGCCACAAAATCTCAAGTTCTCGCATTCGCGAGCACCTGCGCGAGGGGCGCGTCGAGGCAGCTCAAGCACTGCTCGGCAGGCCGTACATCATCGCCGGTGAGGTCGTCCACGGGGACAAGCGCGGCCGCACCATCGGATTTCCCACGGCAAATCTGGGTGGCATCGACGAGTACGTCTTGCCGAAGGCCGGGGTATACGCCGCGTTTGTCGAAGTGGAAGAGGGGCCTCACCTCTGTTCCGGCCACGCGTTCGGCGTGCTGAACGCGGGATACCGCCCGACGGTCGACGGACGCGCCTTTCAGCTCGAAGTGCACGTGCTCGATTTCGACGGCGACCTGTACGGGAAGACGCTCCGCGTCTCGTTTCTCCGCCGGATCCGCGACGAGATGAAGTTTGCCAGCCTCGAGGCCTTGCGCGCTCAAATCGCTCGTGACTGTGAGCTGGCTCGCGCGCTGGTCGGCCTCTCCAGCGGCGCGCAGTCGGGGCGACCGGTGTCGACCTGA
- a CDS encoding gamma-glutamylcyclotransferase family protein, translating to MAHHTVFVYGTLRRGQPNRVVMRPHLVRDLGPGRIRGVLYDWGSYPAATLDEDGVIAGEWVVVTDEGMHALDALEDYPHLYTRTIVSDEVRDLRGWVYCMPAEQARRGGPRIAGGDWVAHVARRHGPR from the coding sequence ATGGCGCATCATACGGTGTTCGTCTATGGCACATTGCGCCGAGGGCAGCCTAATCGCGTCGTCATGCGACCCCACCTGGTGCGCGATCTCGGCCCAGGCCGCATCCGCGGCGTCCTGTACGACTGGGGATCGTATCCAGCCGCGACCCTCGACGAGGACGGCGTGATCGCCGGGGAGTGGGTGGTCGTCACCGACGAGGGAATGCACGCCCTGGATGCGTTGGAAGACTACCCTCATCTGTATACGCGGACCATCGTATCGGATGAGGTGCGCGACCTTCGCGGGTGGGTCTACTGCATGCCTGCGGAGCAGGCGAGGCGCGGCGGGCCGCGCATCGCGGGTGGCGACTGGGTGGCTCACGTGGCGAGACGCCACGGCCCTCGTTGA